The following proteins come from a genomic window of Nicotiana tomentosiformis chromosome 12, ASM39032v3, whole genome shotgun sequence:
- the LOC104085578 gene encoding triacylglycerol lipase SDP1-like — translation MDISNEASVDFFSIGPSSIVGRTIAFRVLFCKSISRLRHKIFHFLIYYLYKIRNCFSYYLTPLIKWLHPRNPQGILALATLLAFLLRRYTNVKIRADMAYRRKFWRNMMRSALTYEEWAHAAKMLDKEAPKLNEAEFYDEELVINKLQELQHRRQEGSLRDIMFFMRADLVRNLGNMCNPELHKGRLHVPKLIKEYIDEVSTQLKMVCDSDSDELLLEEKLAFMHETRHAFGRTALLLSGGASLGAFHVGVVKTLVEHKLMPRIIAGSSVGSIMCSVVATRSWPELQSFFEDSWHSLQPFEQMGGIFTVFRRVMRQGAVHEIRQLQVMLRHLTNNLTFQEAYDMTGRVLGITVCSPRKHEPPRCLNYLTSPHVVIWSAVTASCAFPGLFEAQELMAKDRSGNLVPYHPPFHLDPDEASGAAARRWRDGSLEIDLPMMQLKELFNVNHFIVSQANPHIAPLLRIKEFVRAYGGNFAAKLAHLTEMEVKHKCNQVLELGFPLGRLAKLFAQDWEGDVTVVMPATLAQYLKLIQNPSTLEVQKASNQGRRCTWEKLSAIKANCGIELALDECVAILNHMRRLKRSAERAAASSHGLSSTTVRLNASRRIPSWNCIARENSTGSLEDFHADVASPLHQGGSGSLAHAGRNWRSHRNAHDHGSDSESESADHSSWTRSGGPLMRTTSADKFIDYVQNLESDSRSNRGLSIDLNNVVPHMGGREPLSPSPRVTTPDRRSDTEFDQRDIRIIVAEGDLLQTERTSNGIVFNVVRRGDLTPSNRSLDSENNSSSLHDPVAECVQLESPEKDMDISSVSEDGENEQRLEDTVEEVTDNRIIRDTTN, via the exons ATGGACATAAGTAATGAGGCTAGCGTTGATTTCTTTTCTATTGGACCTTCTTCAATTGTGGGTCGAACAATAGCCTTTAGAGTCTTGTTCTGCAAATCAATCTCGCGGTTAAGGCATAAAATTTTTCATTTCCTTATATATTACTTGTACAAGATTAGAAACTGTTTTTCATACTACTTGACACCTTTGATCAAATGGTTGCACCCTCGTAACCCACAAGGGATATTGGCATTGGCAACACTTCTTGCCTTCTTGTTGAGGCGATATACGAATGTTAAAATCAGAGCTGATATGGCTTATAGGAGGAAATTTTGGAGGAATATGATGAGATCTGCCTTAACTTATGAGGAGTGGGCTCATGCTGCTAAAATGCTAGATAAAGAGGCCCCTAAATTGAATGAGGCTGAATTTTATGATGAAGAACTAGTTATAAATAAACTCCAAGAACTTCAACATCGTCGTCAAGAAGGATCTTTAAGAGATATTATGTTCTTTATGAGGGCTGATCTTGTGAGAAATTTAGGTAATATGTGCAATCCAGAACTTCATAAGGGTAGACTTCATGTGCCTAAACTTATTAAAGAATATATTGATGAGGTTTCAACTCAGTTGAAAATGGTATGTGACTCTGATTCAGATGAGCTTCTACTGGAAGAGAAGCTTGCTTTTATGCATGAAACAAGACATGCCTTTGGTAGGACAGCTTTGCTTTTAAGTGGGGGTGCTTCTTTAGGAGCTTTTCATGTTGGTGTGGTGAAGACATTGGTAGAGCACAAGCTTATGCCTAGGATAATTGCTGGTTCAAGTGTTGGTTCAATTATGTGTTCTGTTGTTGCGACTCGGTCTTGGCCTGAGCTACAGAGTTTTTTCGAGGATTCTTGGCACTCATTGCAACCATTTGAACAGATGGGTGGAATTTTTACAGTTTTCAGGAGGGTCATGAGACAAGGTGCTGTACATGAGATTAGGCAGTTGCAGGTGATGTTACGCCATCTCACGAATAATCTCACTTTCCAAGAAGCATACGACATGACTGGTCGAGTTCTAGGTATTACAGTTTGCTCCCCTAGAAAACATGAGCCTCCTAGATGTTTAAACTACTTGACTTCACCTCATGTTGTTATATGGAGTGCTGTGACTGCTTCTTGCGCATTTCCTGGTCTCTTTGAAGCTCAAGAACTCATGGCAAAGGATAGAAGTGGAAATCTTGTTCCCTATCACCCGCCATTTCATTTGGACCCTGATGAGGCTTCTGGTGCAGCTGCGCGGCGGTGGAGGGATGGTAGCTTGGAGATTGATTTGCCTATGATGCAGCTAAAAGAGCTCTTCAATGTAAACCACTTCATTGTGAGCCAGGCGAATCCACATATCGCTCCCTTATTGAGGATCAAAGAGTTTGTACGAGCTTACGGAGGCAACTTTGCTGCTAAG CTTGCTCATCTTACTGAGATGGAGGTGAAGCACAAATGTAATCAGGTATTGGAACTTGGTTTTCCCTTGGGGCGATTAGCCAAGCTATTTGCTCAAGATTGGGAGGGTGACGTCACCGTTGTAATGCCTGCCACTCTTGCTCAG TACTTGAAACTCATACAAAACCCCTCTACTTTGGAGGTTCAGAAAGCATCAAACCAAGGGAGGAGGTGCACTTGGGAGAAACTATCCGCCATCAAGGCAAATTGTGGAATTGAGCTTGCTCTTGATGAGTGTGTTGCTATACTCAACCACATGCGCAGACTAAAAAGGAGCGCCGAGAGAGCAGCTGCTTCTTCACATGGCTTGTCAAGCACTACTGTTAGACTTAATGCTTCTCGACGAATTCCTTCTTGGAATTGCATCGCACGAGAGAATTCAACAGGCTCCCTCGAAGACTTTCATGCAGATGTTGCTTCCCCTCTTCATCAGGGAGGCAGCGGTTCTTTGGCGCATGCTGGACGAAATTGGCGTTCCCACCGGAATGCACATGATCATGGTAGTGACAGTGAGTCTGAAAGCGCGGATCACAGTTCTTGGACAAGATCTGGTGGTCCTTTGATGAGGACAACATCGGCTGATAAGTTTATCGACTATGTCCAGAACTTGGAAAGTGATTCACGATCGAACAGAGGATTGAGTATTGATCTCAACAATGTTGTTCCTCATATGGGAGGCAGGGAGCCTCTATCCCCAAGTCCAAGGGTAACAACACCAGATAGAAGATCAGATACAGAATTTGATCAAAGAGACATCAGAATTATTGTAGCTGAAGGTGACCTGCTTCAGACTGAGAGGACTAGCAATGGGATTGTCTTCAATGTGGTAAGGAGAGGAGACTTGACACCATCAAACAGGAGTCTTGATTCAGAAAATAACAGTTCCAGCTTGCATGATCCAGTGGCAGAGTGTGTACAACTCGAAAGTCCGGAAAAGGATATGGATATAAGCTCAGTATCAGAAGATGGAGAAAATGAGCAGAGATTGGAAGATACTGTAGAGGAAGTAACAGATAATCGGATTATACGAGATACGACGAACTGA